In the genome of Plasmodium chabaudi chabaudi strain AS genome assembly, chromosome: 6, one region contains:
- a CDS encoding rhoptry protein, putative encodes MTENNTTEGNDIGEKIAKIKEYLETFDHQNETKSIHGFVDLLKKINIKMAVFDFDLTLIGKHSGGYIDKLNDIEDIGTSVTNAFKILSKRLYENNIKITVATFSDDETIRYSRGKSSSLIAGEELIQHCIKHSNCETKIERVYAYYPYYYKEPKKYMALGLKEPMSNDKSYHLKRIRKEFSVNIDEMIFFDDDVKNCISAKKEGYITFNVIGKKGFNFKDIKLMQ; translated from the exons ATGActgaaaataatactaCTGAAGGAAATGATATTGGCGAAAAAATAGCCAAAATCAAAGAATATTTGGAAACATTTGATCATCAAAATGAGACTAAAA GTATCCACGGTTTTGTTGACCTCCTTAAAAAGATAAACATAAAGATGGCTGTTTTCGATTTTGACTTGACCCTAATAGGAAAACACTCAG GCGGATATATCGACAAACTCAATGATATTGAAGATATCGGAACATCGGTCACAAAtgcttttaaaattttatcaaagaggctttatgaaaataatattaaaataaccGTTGCAACCTTTTCAG ATGACGAGACAATCCGATATAGTAGGGGAAAGTCATCATCTTTGATCGCAGGAGAAGAACTAATTCAGCACTGTATTAAACACAGCAATTGTGAAACAAAAATCGAACGagtttatgcatattaccCCTA ctaTTATAAGGAACCGAAAAAATACATGGCCCTTGGATTAAAAGAACCAATGTCTAACGACAAAtcttatcatttaaaaagg ATAAGAAAGGAATTTTCAGTTAATATTGACgaaatgatattttttgatgatgatgttaaaaattgtatttcaGCTAAAAAAGAAGGATACATTACTTTTAATGTGATAGGAAAAAAGggatttaattttaaagataTCAAATTAATGCAGTAA